A stretch of Mytilus edulis chromosome 11, xbMytEdul2.2, whole genome shotgun sequence DNA encodes these proteins:
- the LOC139496298 gene encoding procathepsin L-like isoform X2 produces MAADRGEHSYWLGINHLADMSLDEVSQMMTQYGNNSSLDGSTYLPPSNVNTPEEVDWRKQGYVTPVKNQGHCGSCWSFAATGSLEGQHFRKTGKLVSLSEQNLVDCSSKYGNKGCHGGYVSKAYQYIKDNGGIDTESSYPYEATDDNCRFKENDVGATAKGFTNIKSGDEKALQSAVATVGPIAVGVDVKRPFQFYRSGIFDDPTCSSVTYNHGVLVVGYGTENGQEYWLVKNSWSAFWGMDGYIKMSRNKNNQCAIATDALYPLV; encoded by the exons ATGGCGGCAGATAGAGGCGAACATAGCTACTGGCTTGGAATTAATCATCTCGCTGATATG TCTTTAGATGAAGTAAGCCAAATGATGACACAATACGGAAACAACAGTTCATTAGACGGGTCTACTTACCTCCCACCGAGTAATGTAAATACTCCTGAGGAAGTCGACTGGAGAAAACAAGGATACGTCACACCAGTGAAAAATCAG GGACATTGTGGATCATGCTGGTCTTTTGCAGCCACAGGTTCATTGGAAGGTCAACATTTCAGAAAGACCGGGAAACTTGTGTCGTTGTCGGAACAGAATCTCGTTGATTGTTCTTCTAAATACG GTAACAAAGGGTGTCACGGCGGGTATGTGTCTAAAGCATATCAATACATTAAAGACAATGGAGGGATAGATACTGAATCCTCTTATCCTTATGAAGCTACG GATGACAATTGTAGATTTAAGGAGAATGATGTTGGAGCTACAGCCAAAGGATTTACCAACATTAAATCTGGAGATGAGAAGGCTCTGCAGTCTGCAGTAGCCACTGTGGGACCAATAGCTGTCGGAGTTGACGTAAAGCGACCTTTTCAATTCTACAGATCGG GTATATTTGACGATCCAACTTGCAGCTCAGTGACTTACAACCATGGTGTATTAGTTGTTGGATATGGGACGGAGAATGGTCAGGAATACTGGTTGGTGAAAAACAG TTGGAGTGCGTTCTGGGGAATGGATGGATACATCAAAATGTCACGGAATAAAAACAACCAATGTGCAATAGCAACCGATGCCCTCTATCCTCTTGTATGA
- the LOC139496298 gene encoding cathepsin L-like peptidase isoform X1, translated as MKIKLFLTLVCVGHALAWSLIFTPADLDNEWELFKTSYNKIYSDNVEDLNRRQIWEDNVRFIEHHNMAADRGEHSYWLGINHLADMSLDEVSQMMTQYGNNSSLDGSTYLPPSNVNTPEEVDWRKQGYVTPVKNQGHCGSCWSFAATGSLEGQHFRKTGKLVSLSEQNLVDCSSKYGNKGCHGGYVSKAYQYIKDNGGIDTESSYPYEATDDNCRFKENDVGATAKGFTNIKSGDEKALQSAVATVGPIAVGVDVKRPFQFYRSGIFDDPTCSSVTYNHGVLVVGYGTENGQEYWLVKNSWSAFWGMDGYIKMSRNKNNQCAIATDALYPLV; from the exons ATGAAG ATAAAACTATTTTTGACATTAGTATGTGTTGGACACGCTCTAGCTTGGTCATTGATATTCACACCAGCAGACCTCGACAATGAATGGGAACTGTTCAAGACATCTTACAACAAAATATATTCAGATAATGTTGAAGATTTGAATAG ACGCCAGATATGGGAGGATAATGTTCGTTTTATAGAACACCACAATATGGCGGCAGATAGAGGCGAACATAGCTACTGGCTTGGAATTAATCATCTCGCTGATATG TCTTTAGATGAAGTAAGCCAAATGATGACACAATACGGAAACAACAGTTCATTAGACGGGTCTACTTACCTCCCACCGAGTAATGTAAATACTCCTGAGGAAGTCGACTGGAGAAAACAAGGATACGTCACACCAGTGAAAAATCAG GGACATTGTGGATCATGCTGGTCTTTTGCAGCCACAGGTTCATTGGAAGGTCAACATTTCAGAAAGACCGGGAAACTTGTGTCGTTGTCGGAACAGAATCTCGTTGATTGTTCTTCTAAATACG GTAACAAAGGGTGTCACGGCGGGTATGTGTCTAAAGCATATCAATACATTAAAGACAATGGAGGGATAGATACTGAATCCTCTTATCCTTATGAAGCTACG GATGACAATTGTAGATTTAAGGAGAATGATGTTGGAGCTACAGCCAAAGGATTTACCAACATTAAATCTGGAGATGAGAAGGCTCTGCAGTCTGCAGTAGCCACTGTGGGACCAATAGCTGTCGGAGTTGACGTAAAGCGACCTTTTCAATTCTACAGATCGG GTATATTTGACGATCCAACTTGCAGCTCAGTGACTTACAACCATGGTGTATTAGTTGTTGGATATGGGACGGAGAATGGTCAGGAATACTGGTTGGTGAAAAACAG TTGGAGTGCGTTCTGGGGAATGGATGGATACATCAAAATGTCACGGAATAAAAACAACCAATGTGCAATAGCAACCGATGCCCTCTATCCTCTTGTATGA
- the LOC139494984 gene encoding uncharacterized protein produces MELVMALSAVLCIVYGLISTVVCFHCDENAAHCFTSLDIKSAFTMIGAGNISQVYVKDRAIYSINTAINGPVSIDDIITADGWNHTRHLITANGSMPGPSIIIYENQKITILVRNHMINEAVTIHWHGIDQLGWPAMDGVAFVSQCPILPGQTFNYTFQPTFGGSYWYHSHVGNQRDMGMYGAFIVLRKRDPVPFEFQHIVQIQEWNHLYNAMDLLYANVKDEVKSPNSILINGRGELKDNLAPLVIFHVTKGDRCLFRLIGVGSMHVLLFSIPGLKLNVTETDGFEVVPIVVDKIIIYPAERYDFELDLDYADEGIYNITVSILSSKKLTIKPYIGLGFLNVSNSNNLPAKVYEYNNKSRVLNCPFETYPHEKDIICVPVNNLKDRGIVQDENFFAFKTKQESTETALHFLNFGFPKGDSSINGRIFRWPTVSALTQPSEVDTDCSKCTDEETCHCSHSLNLKTGSDVIMVLLNLGTGAFIPHPIHMHGHTYKVLKMEFPKVSIDGNFTFTEDIQCSNTLPNINSSCNNARWRNSSWNDYKNIPGINTVDAVRKDTIVVPYGGYVIIKIKAANPGVWFMHCHIDEHMVEGMALMLNESFERSSQHIPNGLPTCHSYLTDMSGKLSATSSPQTSSTTDSTTNVLYAVVGILAVAVLLLFGYIIWKRKTTSTASNIIEMSPPST; encoded by the exons GCTTTAAGTGCTGTTCTCTGTATCGTATATGGACTGATTAGTACCGTTGTTTGCTTTCATTGTGATGAGAATGCTGCTCACTGTTTTACATCACTAGATATAAAATCAGCTTTTACGATGATTGGCGCAGGAAACATCAGTCAAGTGTACGTAAAGGATCGGgcaatttattcaataaatacaGCAATAAACGGCCCCGTCTCTATAGATGATATAATAACTGCTGACGGTTGGAATCATACAAGACATTTAATTACTGCAAATGGATCAATGCCCGGACCATCTATTATCATTTATGAAAACCAGAAAATAACAATTCTAGTTAGAAACCATATGATTAATGAAGCTGTAACTATTCACTGGCACGGTATTGACCAACTTGGATGGCCAGCAATGGATGGTGTGGCATTTGTTTCTCAATGTCCGATACTACCAGGACAGACTTTTAATTACACCTTCCAACCGACATTTGGTGGCTCCTACTGGTATCACTCACACGTTGGTAATCAACGAGATATGGGCATGTACGGTGCATTTATTGTTCTCAGAAAAAGGGACCCAGTACCGTTTGAATTCCAACATATTGTTCAAATACAAGAATGGAATCATCTGTATAACGCAATGGACCTGCTATATGCAAATGTGAAAGATGAGGTTAAATCTCCAAATTCTATTTTGATTAATGGAAGAGGAGAGTTAAAAGATAACCTTGCACCTCTAGTAATATTTCATGTTACAAAAGGGGATCGATGTCTGTTTAGACTGATAGGCGTAGGTTCAATGCatgtacttttattttctatACCTGGTTTAAAGTTGAATGTTACAGAAACCGATGGTTTTGAAGTTGTTCCCATTGTCGTTGATAAAATCATTATATATCCTGCTGAACGATACGATTTTGAACTCGATCTAGATTATGCAGATGAGGGAATATATAACATTACTGTCAGCATCCTCTCGTCCAAAAAACTAACAATTAAACCGTATATTGGACTTGGGTTTCTTAATGTTTCTAACAGTAATAATCTGCCAGCAAAGGTTTAcgaatataataataaaagtcGAGTCCTCAATTGTCCGTTTGAAACCTACCCTCACGAAAAAGACATAATTTGCGTTCCTGTTAATAATTTGAAAGACAGGGGAATTGTACAAGATGAAAACTTTTTTGCTTTCAAGACTAAACAAGAGTCAACCGAAACAGCATTACATTTCTTGAATTTCGGTTTCCCAAAAGGTGATTCATCCATAAATGGTCGAATATTTCGTTGGCCAACCGTATCCGCTCTTACACAGCCATCTGAGGTTGATACCGACTGTAGTAAATGCACTGATGAAGAAACTTGTCACTGTAGCCATTCACTTAACCTAAAAACTGGGTCAGACGTCATTATGGTTTTACTTAATCTTGGTACCGGAGCTTTCATTCCGCATCCTATTCATATGCATGGCCATACTTACAAAGTTCTTAAAATGGAATTTCCTAAGGTTTCCATTGACGGAAATTTTACTTTTACAGAAGATATACAATGCAGTAATACACTTCCGAATATCAATAGCAGTTGTAATAATGCACGATGGAGAAATTCGTCTTGGAATGATTACAAAAACATCCCTGGTATTAATACAGTTGATGCTGTACGCAAAGATACAATAGTGGTACCATACGGAGGATATGTGATAATTAAAATAAAAGCTGCTAACCCAGGCGTGTGGTTCATGCATTGTCACATTGATGAACATATGGTAGAAGGTATGGCGTTAATGTTGAATGAATCATTCGAGAGGTCCAGCCAACATATTCCAAATGGATTACCAACTTGTCACAGCTATCTGACAGACATGTCAGGTAAACTAAGCGCTACATCTTCACCTCAAACAAGTTCTACAACAG ATTCAACAACAAATGTCCTGTATGCTGTTGTCGGTATTTTGGCAGTTGCTGTCCTACTGTTGTTTGGGTATATAATTTGGAAAAGGAAAACGACCTCAACCGCCTCCAATATTATAGAAATGTCACCGCCGAGTACTtag